Genomic window (Microbacterium oxydans):
GGCCGAGACGACGACCGAGGTCTGAGTCGAGGCACATGACGAACGGCCCTTCCCGCGGCGGACGCGGGAAGGGCCGTTCCTCGTCCGCTGTCCGGACCCCGGTGCACGGCACCGCCCGGCGGTGGGACAATGGAGGCATGGCCCCCACCGATTCCCACCAGACCGTCGAAGCTACCGTGCGCCGTGTGCCGCGGTACGGCGTGCTCATGGGCATCGGCGTCGTGGTCGGCGTCATCGCGGCCGGCATCCTCACCTGGATCGGCAGCTACGAGGAGTCCCAGGCGCTCGACGTCGTCTACCCTCCCGGACAGGTCTTCGGCTTCCTGCTGCTGTGGACCGTGCCGATCGGCCTCGCCCTCGGCGGCGTCGTCGGGCTCATCCTCGAGCGGATCGCGCGCCGGCACGACCGCATCGTGCGGGTCGACCGCGAGACCGTCGTCGACGACGAGGACTGACCGCTACGCCAGCTCGGCGATCACCGGACGGATCGCGGCGTCGAACGCCACGACATCGCGGCGGAGGCCGTCGGTCACCGCGACCGTGAGCGCCCCGATCCACCAGATGCCGCGCTGCGAGAACGGCAGCACCTGCACGTTCAGCTCGAACGAATGCGCGCGGCGGCCGACCTCCCGCTCGAACTCGGCGATCGCGCTGGCGTAGGCGCGATACGCGTCGCCGCCGGTGTGACTCTTCATCGAGCTCACGTAGCGGTCGTGCGCGGCGTGGGCGTAGAGCAGGGCGGATGTCGCCTGCGGGGCGATGGCCGCGGCGAGCTCTTCCGCCCCAGTCGCCGGCAGGGCCACGAGCGTGTCGAACCCGTCGATGAGCTCCAGCGGGACGTCGGAGGGATGCGCCCGCGGCTCGACCGTCATGTCCCAGTACTCGCGCCACTGCGCCTCGACCGCGGGGGAGGCGTCCGTCGCATCCGGCGCTCGCACGGCCAGCTCCCGCAGCGAGGGGAGATCCTCCGGAG
Coding sequences:
- a CDS encoding zinc-binding alcohol dehydrogenase, which codes for MADKPQWLIREDASVPVLVALALRQRLGIRAPEDLPSLRELAVRAPDATDASPAVEAQWREYWDMTVEPRAHPSDVPLELIDGFDTLVALPATGAEELAAAIAPQATSALLYAHAAHDRYVSSMKSHTGGDAYRAYASAIAEFEREVGRRAHSFELNVQVLPFSQRGIWWIGALTVAVTDGLRRDVVAFDAAIRPVIAELA
- a CDS encoding potassium transporter Trk, whose protein sequence is MAPTDSHQTVEATVRRVPRYGVLMGIGVVVGVIAAGILTWIGSYEESQALDVVYPPGQVFGFLLLWTVPIGLALGGVVGLILERIARRHDRIVRVDRETVVDDED